The Haematobia irritans isolate KBUSLIRL chromosome 1, ASM5000362v1, whole genome shotgun sequence DNA segment AGGAAATATCTTCCATATTTGGGAGTACATACGTACTCAGGAATTTAATATAACAATATCTAATATTAGTTATTGGTTTACAGGTTAAACGGAACTAAGTACCTAATTGTACTAATTATATACTCCAcccgaaaatttttgttctattcaTAAATATGACTCACTATTTTTCTGCATAATAGCTAGTGGTATAATATACTCTCAGTCAGTTAAAATTCCTCCCATGCAATATATTTTAACTAATGTTAAGTAAAAAAGTTTGAACTGTGTCTTATTATGGACTATACACATGATTACGACACTAATTTTTTTGAGACCAGTAAAAAATGCTGTTCTTTCGTAGTTAAAGCAtacttaatattaaaatttttgttaaacaagTGCTTCGTCATAACGAGTAGTTGAATTTAATTAAACCTAAGTAAACTTTTACGAtatttcggaaaaacatatactcATGACTAAGAAATCGGCTTGAGTCCATTTACTTACTAAAGGGAAGGATATGGCCATTCTGAGTGTACTTCAGATAAGTTCATTTTACAACAACAAAGTAAATTTTCTTCACTTGTAGgtaaatttaactaactgtaaataaaaatcatgaacttaccaTTAATATGAAATTTACTCGTAGTTACGATATGCATTTTTCTGAgtgtttacacaaaattctgtgatgatttccccatatcttagccatatgaACCACGctacaatgccaaaatttccactgaacggatgagttttaaataaggctccaagtcgcccgacttgaccaaataatatatcacaacccacacttgaccacatatcttggcgagatctaaccaatatccttgtaaaatcgccactgctgagtagcaaaaattgtaaatattactctaattgtcctatatcttgaatacatatgtatcgcctgaaaaatcataaatctcttttgtacaattgcattaaaatttctctcgcttcatatttcccatattttttactaacattgtgtttcatcccagggcgttagccgatttaaattttaattctagagtttttgtagaagtacaaaaaattgtttccattaaaagtatttgtatctggaaatgcaaacttttatatagctcccagcaaattttaagtagttgagatggtaacacaaatgtttgtctacatagtggtgaagggtataatatagtcggctccgcccgactttagactttacttacttgtttttttattattgttgttgtttttgatttcagcttaaaaccacgcattgactaaactacaagtgtagtttaaccaacagaggaaaagaatgtttgtcaaatttatttgggcaaagtcctatagactgcaaaatggttggatggacgcacgtatcggaaataccacattccttatcagcatcctctacttgcagcaaaactaacacccaattatcagaataaattcgggcagttcactaaacccaaaagtaaaccacacttcaaccttccgaaaaagtttTCCACGATAGCCAGCTTAGTTTAgtctaagctgaaatcaaaaacaagaacaacgattaaaaaaatatatatttcaatagaaaattttgtcaaaattttatttctatagaaatttttgtcaaaattttatttctatagaaaattttgtcaacattttatttctatagaaaattttgtcaaaattttatttctatagaaaattttgtccaaatttaatttctatagaaaatttagtccaaattttatttctatagaaaatttttgtaaaaattgtatttctatagaaaatgttgtcaaaattgtatttctatagaaaatgttgtcaaaattttatttctatagaaattttatcaaaattttatttctatagaaaattttgtcaaaattttatttcaataaaaaattttgtccaaattttatttcaatagaaaattttgtccaaattttatttctaaagaaaattttgtacaaatttcatttctatataaaatttttgtcaaaatgttattatataatataatttctatagaaaatttttgtcaactttttatttctatagaaaattttgtcgacattttatttatatattaatttttgttaaatttttatttctatagaaaattatgtacatatttaatttctgtagaaaatttttgtcaaaattttatttctatagaaaattttatcaacattttatttctatagatttttttttgtcaaatttttatttctataaaaaattttgtgaaaattgtatttctatagaaaattttgtacaaaattaatttctattgaaaattttgtcaaaattttatttctataaaaaatcttgtcaaaattttatttatatttaaaattttttctatagaaaattttgtcaaaattttatttttaaaaaattttgtcaacattttatttctttaggaaattttgccaaaattccatttctttaggaaattttatcaaaattcacaaaattttattgctatataaaatgtttgcataattttgtatccatacaaaattttgttaatgtttatttctgtataaaagtttggcaacattttgtgtctatagacaattttgtcaaaattttttttctacagaaaatgttgtcacaattttaaaaattttgaaaaattgtcgatTTGACGAATattgaccaaaatcaaccaaattccatttgtttgttgttgtcacATAAAATTACCCACTTAAAttcccaaatttgtggaaattccccaccaaatccctaaGTCCCCAACACAAAATGTGTGTACCCATCGATTAAAagatatccccgatttggggaaaaatccccaatatatTTTCAACACTGATATTCGGTGCTAAGTTGCAATTCACTTTTAATTTTGGGTTTGCTTACTAAATACTAGATCGCAAACCTTAATTTATTCGCTGTTTGTCATGTAAAAGCCCATTTATAAACgtgttaaatgaaatttaaaattcgaaATTCAAACTCGCTTTCAAGTATAAATTATGCCATTTTTCAAGTAGAatgcatctttaaaataaagttttgaatagcATTTCCTACTTTTTAATGCGTTTACCTTCGTagtcaaaataaataaagttaacgaaattaaagacaattttataaattttgaggaatttttagaaattttaaatactagTTGACCTTACCAtttatgtaaagatacccaaatCACCTAACTCTAAGGAAAAAACTTCTTCAATGAAAGTTTTATAAACTTGGGctcaaattcaaaatgtttgtATCAGGGAAATGCTTCGTCTATGCCAAAATATCATTCGtagtttaaggacatgaaatctttttgTTTACGACAGTGAACCCTgtataattttgtttaacaaaattccaatttctttacaaaattccaacaaattttaattcattttatttaatttcattatttgtAGTTTGCTACAGGTTAATGAAGAATTACTGGCTTCGGGCAGTGAAGAAACTCGTACTATTGTTTTAATGAGACGTTTATTTGATAATTATGAACTGGATACACATATGGTGGAACATGTAACAGCAGAGGAAGAACAAGAGGAGGATGATTTCTTGAAGGCCATATTGGCAACCCCTGTTATGCAAAAAACAATGcaatttttagaatttaaagGTAAGTGGTAGATCACAATCCAAATTAACACGGGCTGTACTAGCGTGACCATATAGTCACACACATTAGACCGGTACTAAATCTTCTCGTGTTGATCGCTGATAGACATACCAATGACatttcaaaattcgaaaaaaaattacagcAAAATTCGGGTTAAGTGTGTATCATGAATTCCTAATTTCCcacaaatcggaaaaaaattgcTGCACCGATGAGAACAATTTTTAGAACACCGTTAAAAGTGCACCAGTGATGCCAAACTTCAAttacttttattgcaaaaaaattagggagccaccgtggtgcaatggttatcatgcccgccttgcatacacaaggtcgtgggttcgattcctgcttcgaccgaacaccaataatttttcagcggtgaattatcccacctcagtaatgctggtgacatttctgagggtttcaaagcttctctaagtggtttcactgcaatgtggaacgccgttcggactcggctataaaaaggaggtcccttgtcattgagcttaacatggaatcgggcagcactcagtgataagaaagaagttcaccaatgtggtatcacaatggactgaatagtctaagtgagcctgatacatcgggctgtcacctaacctaacctaacctaacattggaaaaaaattactttgtttTGATTCAGTATCTTCTTGTTTCAATTTATTTCTCCTGCTCAATGAAATAAtcccaatttatctgaaaagtTGCTTAGCCAAATATTTAAACCcagtatggaaaaatttaacctATTCAATTCTTGTGTTTTTCTTTCAGGAGTTGCAACCAACAACAAGGACTCACAATTACGCCTCCTCAAGGATATGTGGTTTAGCCAGTACTCTCGGGGGCAAGGACGTATTGGGAGCTCAGGATTTGAGCATGTCTTCCTGGCGGAGATACGAGAAGGTAATATACTCGGTCTACACAACTGGATATATTTTCATGAACAAGAGAAACTTGGCCATTTGGACTATAAAGGTCACATGGataaattgaatttggaaaaggtattgagaaattatttaatttggaaTATCAGAGTATCatcacaaagttttatttgcatttcCAGGATGGTCACTATTTGATGTCATTGCGTTTTAGCTTTCACAATATTCACAAACCTTTCAATACCCTATTTGTGGGTACATCTCCAGAATTGGAAATGAGCCTATACACCATGTGTTTCCTATTGAGTGTGGGTCAACCTTGTGCGGTACAATTGGGACATGTGAAATTCAGTATTATAACACATGCCTGGGATTGGCATGGTAAGAAAATGGTGGCCACAGCCTATCCATCTTTGGAGAGTTGAAatgtttatgaaaaatattaggcatgttttttttacaataaattaattttattaattttttaaatagttttttttttttatttaattttgtagacTTCAACTCgattacaaaataatttacaCAGATTTCTCATTGTCACTCTATCATGTTCCATTCCGCTCCGATCCATAGACATTGAGATTTTCGGTGAGTGCTTCTATCCTTCTTGTGGTAGTGGGTGTCGGTGTTATGGTTCCCATTTCCGATATTGAGTCAAATTGCAACTCCCCCATCGAGGGAGCGTGCAATGGGTCAATTTCAAGCTCTTCAACTTCTGTGTCCGAATCCGAAAAGGAACGTATCAAACTGGGACTACTTATGCTAAACTCCAAATCGAAGGGATCTATGCAGTCAAAGGTTAGATTTGTAGTCAAATCCAATTCTGGATCCCGACTACTTTTTGGTTGCTGGCGCGGAAGACTGTTGTGGCAAAGAGGATTTTCCGCCGGCGAGGCCTCCAGTTGTAGCTGTTGGCCCCACAGAGCCACTGCCCGTTCGCGGTTGTGTGCGGCTTTCTGTTGAGCCACCTCCTCCAGCAGGGGTACCTGTTGGAGCTGATGTTGCAGGAGCAACTGGTGCGGCTGAGGATGTTGGCTGTGATGATGATGCTTGTTTTTCTTGCGATGTGGCACTGGCTGGGACTGTTGTTGTGTCAATCTGTCCCTGGCCACTGGTGTCGTACTGATATGCAGAGGTATCATAGTCTGTGGCATTGTAGTCATAGGCTGAGGCATCATAACCTGATCCGGCTGCGTCATATTGGCTCTGATCGTATTGGGATTGATCGTAGTTTTGGTCATAGGCACTGGCATCATATTGTGACTGGTCATATCCCTCATAGCCCGTATAGTCGTTTGCTCCGTATTCGCCCGTGGAGGCCAGGTTTGCGTTTTGTGGCTGCTGCTGCTGGGAGGCAGTGGTGTAATCTGCTGCGTTCGAATTTGTATTGCCAGCATTTGGCTCTCTtgactgttgttgttgttgctgtttcttTTCTCCTTCGCCAATGTTGTCCTTGAGATTTTCGTCATCGTTGTCAACGCTGTTGATTGCTGACTTGTAGTCATAACctcctgttgttgttgttggatcaTATTTGGACTTGTAGTCGGTATCATATGCTGATGTTGTTGGATTTGCCCCTGAGATATTGGTGCTGCTGGTGTTGTCGATATCTCCGGTTGAAGTTTTACCCAATATGGAATCGTAGCTATAGGGATTTGTGGTGTTGCCACTTCCACCACTGTTGTTGGTGTTGTAGGCATCTGTTGCGAGGGATGGCTGTGTGATGTCGGTTGTGCCAAATGTGGACGGCTTGTAGTCGAGAGAGGCTATAATGATAAAAGAAATTAGAGTTTAAAGCAAGTAGGGCTGATGTTGTAGTAGAGCAAGGAGGAAGAAGCGCCAAAAGAGATACTTCTTAAGAGACACTTTTGAGATACATGAGGAATACTAATTGAAAAATGAGGTTT contains these protein-coding regions:
- the EndoU gene encoding endoribonuclease U-specific produces the protein MKLGRIKTVSQNIKMHSTPAPTTIYSANSTTNAPPTTTTARHRPGPHITTSTTRLEDDEKCAKLKRFIGGGVIIVLIIIGWHLYEHFTYDPLHNVPESPMEHEIHEFTRSLYELEVQHNPYLAKVNFQGRTKASFRDDRAPHPLLQVNEELLASGSEETRTIVLMRRLFDNYELDTHMVEHVTAEEEQEEDDFLKAILATPVMQKTMQFLEFKGVATNNKDSQLRLLKDMWFSQYSRGQGRIGSSGFEHVFLAEIREGNILGLHNWIYFHEQEKLGHLDYKGHMDKLNLEKDGHYLMSLRFSFHNIHKPFNTLFVGTSPELEMSLYTMCFLLSVGQPCAVQLGHVKFSIITHAWDWHGKKMVATAYPSLES